TAAGCGATCTAATGATATTGCGGGCGCGCTGAGTGGATTACGGGTTTCCGCAATGGTGTGTATGTCTTGAATATCTATTTTCAAATCAATAAAAAACGCAGACTTGACCCTCAGCATATTCTGATCAATCACATAGTATGTCGTTGTAAAAACATAGTAAATAAAGCTCCCAACTGCTAAAATAATCAATGGCCCAACCCAACGTGGCTCTTCCCATGCGGACAATATCAATACCGTTCCGAGCACCAGGGCAATGGGAATAACCAATTCCAACCCAATTTTAGATTTGTACACTTGTACCATTAGACTAACTTGGTTGTGGATAAAAGTTTGGTGTCATATAGATGATTAGCCGAGATCTAAGTACATGACAAAAGTGTAAAGAAGAAGAAAAAAGGAGACATATTTCCTTAACGGAACGTTTAACATAGAATTTTTCAGGTTTCATTTTAAACGCCATAT
The sequence above is drawn from the Bacteroidetes Order II. bacterium genome and encodes:
- a CDS encoding PH domain-containing protein translates to MVQVYKSKIGLELVIPIALVLGTVLILSAWEEPRWVGPLIILAVGSFIYYVFTTTYYVIDQNMLRVKSAFFIDLKIDIQDIHTIAETRNPLSAPAISLDRLEVRYGHHGRVLISPKDKAGFIREIQHINPHVVVRLKGDFVP